The following are encoded in a window of Ursus arctos isolate Adak ecotype North America unplaced genomic scaffold, UrsArc2.0 scaffold_27, whole genome shotgun sequence genomic DNA:
- the SMIM18 gene encoding small integral membrane protein 18 — MASLSSSLWNETTTSVYQYLGFQVQKIYPFHDNWNTACFVILLLFIFTVVSLVVLAFLYEVLDCCCCVKNKTVKDLKSEPNPLRSMMDNIRKREIEVV; from the coding sequence ATGGCCTCCCTGAGCTCCAGCCTCTGGAATGAAACCACTACATCTGTTTATCAGTACCTTGGTTTTCAAGTTCAAAAAATTTACCCTTTTCATGATAACTGGAACACTGCCTGCTTTGtcattctgcttttatttatatttacagtgGTATCTTTAGTGGTGCTGGCTTTCCTTTATGAAGTGCTTGACTGTTGCTGCtgtgtaaaaaacaaaactgttaaaGACTTGAAAAGTGAACCTAACCCTCTTAGAAGTATGATGGACAACATCAGAAAACGTGAAATTGAAGTGGTCTAG